A stretch of the Deltaproteobacteria bacterium genome encodes the following:
- a CDS encoding GGDEF domain-containing protein translates to MFSEDKTSLIKIEQIGAAHENIPSLIVVEGEQIGDVFKVKKGENIIGRGADVDIRLNSLLVSRAHSVIILNDNNISIKDLKSSNGTYVNGKKIDAANLKEGDVITIGTICLSFMPVYDSDFIKRIINDARIDQLTGLYNKGYITHLLDIAVNQALILNTYVSIAIIDIDHFKNINDTYGHIAGDTALRYISNLFRKHLRPIDNIGRFGGEEFLVILDKFNLSHAASVFERLRTIIASSTLTYEDLAINITVSIGVACNEFIEVKDTLSLIKIADQKLYKAKIQGRNRIAY, encoded by the coding sequence ATGTTTTCTGAAGATAAAACATCTTTAATAAAAATAGAACAAATCGGAGCTGCGCATGAGAATATTCCATCCCTTATTGTTGTTGAGGGTGAACAGATAGGAGACGTGTTTAAGGTAAAAAAGGGTGAAAATATTATCGGGAGAGGGGCAGACGTTGATATAAGGTTAAATTCTCTTTTGGTTTCACGGGCACATTCTGTAATCATTTTAAATGATAATAATATTTCTATAAAGGATTTAAAAAGCAGTAACGGAACTTATGTAAACGGGAAAAAAATTGATGCGGCAAATTTGAAAGAAGGTGATGTTATCACAATTGGGACAATTTGTCTATCCTTTATGCCGGTGTATGATTCCGATTTTATTAAACGCATTATTAATGATGCAAGGATAGATCAATTAACAGGCTTATACAACAAAGGGTATATAACCCATTTATTGGATATAGCTGTAAACCAGGCTTTAATTTTAAACACGTACGTTAGCATAGCAATAATTGATATCGACCATTTTAAAAATATTAATGATACTTACGGACACATCGCAGGGGATACAGCGTTAAGATATATCTCAAATCTATTCCGCAAACATCTTCGTCCGATCGATAATATCGGCAGATTTGGAGGAGAAGAGTTTTTGGTAATACTTGATAAATTTAATTTATCCCATGCTGCATCGGTTTTTGAAAGGTTAAGAACCATCATTGCGTCTTCTACGTTAACTTATGAGGATTTAGCTATAAACATTACGGTAAGCATAGGCGTAGCATGCAATGAGTTCATTGAGGTAAAAGATACATTGTCGTTGATTAAGATCGCAGATCAAAAACTATACAAAGCAAAGATACAGGGAAGGAACCGCATTGCTTACTGA